A stretch of the Helicoverpa armigera isolate CAAS_96S chromosome 5, ASM3070526v1, whole genome shotgun sequence genome encodes the following:
- the LOC110374439 gene encoding uncharacterized protein LOC110374439, producing MKKVRFESPVKVLKPINMNDRECHSPRPMIDRQLPYNRHANLPNFYSQPKVLPYSDDPVQLFESSNSSPYPMMNKTPLPGYQKGPDWSPSNDLELSMLDASYHEPRMPTFCRSILKPADINSNQNSVKDVVQSNTPPQTSTRDNSVKPPNILIKDNDFFIKRDNLDKFHLDMNPIQKQLNKLSLDKENNPFAKKSEMVQMAAIKHTENINQALSQPTSFGNEDCRCHHCIKKVSTPSYMTNTPAVHNLAHCGPKFPVQNVTRHSHCPCSLPPQPNRCSCCNNTPAPRQYQHNLCGIDQASSPKMNAVDKKTWAIEKYEQGQNSDSMQVEKQTNISKEKREPTVSDLFKIIKLQNEQLQLLQEKVDKFISSSQQTQVPAQSHLTNHVAIETVGKEQHKISIGVMTSFEMVRTSTVINKEVVKTNENAQIQCNRSQISIKEVVSKGQTANPNFLDGIAPVGETMRAEFEAEGNALVNAAQNGGVLQPAGMNEEKTLNEMSLYDVQIDNATTPLMSPEQSLYLDIRDYSDSDTGSDDQSNVGWTYYNKVMTHVNGMLQDSDMPSSASALYRNTRQQMQTVQMQIDKTNVSVTKRVKFGDDPLGLHQPHIYASTDTSLKMNQLAAKYLKNGPPVAAPQRPAVASRPPMPIDMSFATKNYMERHKLLQGVQPPPKSTSPSEMPRFLDITALKQQPKFL from the exons ATGAAGAAAGTTCGGTTCGAGAGTCCTGTGAAAGTTTTAAAACCTATCAATATGAACGACCGTGAATGCCATTCACCTCGTCCTATGATAGACAGACAGTTGCCTTATAATCGTCATGCAAACTTGCCTAACTTCTACAGTCAACCGAAAGTTTTGCCGTATAGTGACGACCCTGTGCAATTGTTCGAGAGCAGCAACAGTTCTCCGTATCCAATGATGAACAAAACACCACTGCCGGGTTATCAGAAGGGTCCAGACTGGTCACCGTCTAATGACTTAGAATTAAGTATGCTTGATGCGTCCTACCATGAGCCACGAATGCCTACATTTTGTAGGTCTATCCTCAAGCCTGCAGACATTAATAGCAATCAAAACAGTGTGAAAGATGTTGTTCAAAGTAATACACCACCCCAGACTTCTACTAGGGATAATTCAGTGAAACCACCAAATATTCTCATTAAAGACAatgatttctttattaaaagggaCAATTTAGACAAATTTCATTTAGATATGAATCCAATACAGAAGcaattaaataagttaagtCTAGACAAGGAAAATAACCCATTTGCAAAGAAGTCTGAAATGGTGCAAATGGCAGCAATTAAACACACAGAAAATATTAATCAAGCTCTCTCACAGCCTACTAGTTTTGGTAATGAGGATTGTAGATGCCATCATTGCATTAAAAAAGTTTCTACTCCAAGTTATATGACAAACACACCAGCTGTTCATAACTTAGCTCACTGTGGGCCCAAATTTCCAGTACAAAATGTTACAAGACACAGTCATTGCCCTTGCAGTTTACCACCACAGCCTAACAGATGTTCATGTTGTAACAACACTCCTGCCCCTAGACAATACCAACACAACTTGTGTGGCATAGACCAAGCAAGCAGCCCAAAAATGAATGCAGTTGATAAAAAGACATGGGCCATTGAAAAATATGAGCAAGGCCAGAATTCAGATTCTATGCAGGTTGAAAAACAAACCAATATCTCCAAGGAGAAAAGGGAACCAACtgtatctgatctcttcaagaTTATTAAGCTTCAGAATGAGCAATTACAACTGCTGCAAGAGAAAGTAGATAAGTTCATCTCATCTAGTCAGCAAACACAAGTACCTGCTCAAAGCCATTTAACAAATCATGTGGCTATTGAAACAGTTGGTAAGGAACAGCACAAAATATCAATAGGAGTCATGACCAGCTTTGAAATGGTTAGAACTTCCACAGTTATTAATAAAGAGGttgtgaaaacaaatgaaaatgctCAAATACAATGCAATAGGTCCCAAATTAGCATAAAAGAGGTTGTATCCAAAGGCCAAACTGCTAATCCAAACTTCTTGGATGGTATTGCACCTGTGGGTGAAACTATGCGAGCAGAGTTTGAAGCTGAAGGAAATGCTTTGGTAAATGCTGCACAGAATGGTGGTGTACTCCAACCAGCTGGTATGAATGAAGAGaaaacattaaatgaaatgagcCTTTATGATGTACAAATAGATAATGCTACTACACCACTCATGTCACCTGAACAGAGTTTATATTTGGATATAAGAGACTATAGCGA TTCAGACACAGGCAGTGATGACCAATCCAATGTTGGGTggacttattataataaagttatg ACTCATGTGAATGGAATGTTGCAAGACTCGGACATGCCCTCATCAGCCAGTGCCCTGTACAGGAACACTCGACAACAGATGCAGACTGTTCAAATGCAAATTGACAAGACCAATGTTAGTGTTactaaaag GGTGAAGTTTGGTGACGATCCTCTCGGTCTGCATCAACCGCATATCTACGCGTCCACTGACACCAGTTTGAAGATGAACCAACTGGCAGCCAAGTACCTGAAGAACGGGCCTCCAGTGGCGGCGCCACAGCGGCCAGCGGTGGCCTCGAGGCCTCCTATGCCGATTGACATGTCCTTTGCTACTAAGAACTATATGGAAAGGCATAAATTGTTGCAAG gtgtaCAACCGCCACCAAAGTCGACGTCGCCAAGTGAGATGCCCAGGTTTTTAGACATAACTGCTTTGAAACAGCAGCCCAAGTTTCTATGa